One Vigna unguiculata cultivar IT97K-499-35 chromosome 7, ASM411807v1, whole genome shotgun sequence genomic region harbors:
- the LOC114190596 gene encoding 11 kDa late embryogenesis abundant protein-like — translation MQAAKKAVESVKETAANIGASAKSGLEKTKATLQEKSEKISAHDEREKERATKKKQEKINQAEMEKRQARQHNAAAKQSAIAGQAHGPQTDTTGPESDNAANTGPASETSTFTTTGPGPDAIPPSTGPGLGSESSMYPTGEFGQMESNETARMSEPDDRYVLDHGPEAGHEALPPIETKTVVDTTTQTSIGGESAPTSGPTFS, via the exons ATGCAGGCAGCGAAGAAAGCGGTGGAGAGCGTGAAGGAAACCGCCGCAAACATTGGTGCTTCTGCCAAGTCTGGTTTGGAGAAGACCAAAGCCACTCTTCAGGAGAAG AGTGAGAAGATTAGTGCACATGATGAAAGGGAGAAGGAAAGGGCGACTAAGAAGAAACAAGAGAAGATAAACCAGGCCGAGATGGAGAAGCGCCAGGCGCGTCAGCACAACGCTGCAGCCAAGCAGTCTGCCATTGCTGGACAGGCCCACGGGCCTCAGACAGACACAACTGGGCCTGAGTCCGACAACGCTGCAAACACTGGGCCAGCGTCTGAGACTTCGACCTTTACCACAACTGGGCCCGGGCCCGATGCCATACCCCCAAGTACTGGGCCTGGGCTTGGGTCTGAGTCTTCCATGTACCCCACCGGTGAATTTGGACAAATGGAATCTAACGAAACGGCAAGAATGTCTGAGCCTGATGATAGGTATGTTCTTGACCATGGGCCTGAGGCTGGGCATGAGGCACTTCCCCCGATCGAGACTAAAACTGTCGTGGATACAACGACCCAAACTAGCATTGGGGGAGAAAGTGCTCCTACGAGTGGGCCTACTTTC